From Primulina tabacum isolate GXHZ01 chromosome 2, ASM2559414v2, whole genome shotgun sequence, one genomic window encodes:
- the LOC142537811 gene encoding uncharacterized protein LOC142537811 has product MAGRPPRQNRNPRYANADREERQENRQENGPPPAVNLSRADLMAIATIVAATLQGCPIFRGDADPEVGQSWLKSVETQLRLLEVPEALKVDVIVPFLEDRAAKWWESVLPAMIAAGPITWRNFRETFLKQYYPAEVRLHKLSEFENLTQAPDMSVVEYTSQFNALGSYAPAIMADEVLKLHRFKRGLNSRIQSALAVYQPANFADLMGAAIRAETDIHRREGENKNKRPHADQSSQGGQKFRKPNQSGGPSSGQTSAANHQGPKPCPKCGFRHPGECRRPSSACFGCGKAGHRIADCPTAVNQAAGPNKGTGPNVEANPNKPKENKPNVRVFAMNQEEADDANEVVSGTILLQKVPVYALFDCGATHTFVSKRFAKKLGLKPESLTEPFRITTPMSKTIETHEIHKDCKIGIANQTFSADLIQLVMVDFGIILGMEWLDKNHAIMDCKGKRVKLRTPNQKEIVYHGKSKKRKSLLSASQAWKAMKYGEDIYIPSNDQRSARRSRNEDRRHPNSM; this is encoded by the exons ATGGCTGGCAGACCCCCAAGGCAAAACCGCAACCCGCGTTACGCTAATGCCGATCGCGAAGAGAGACAGGAGAATCGACAGGAGAATGGACCACCGCCTGCAGTTAATCTAAGCCGAGCTGATCTTATGGCCATAGCCACCATAGTGGCGGCAACACTGCAAGG ATGTCCGATATTCAGAGGGGACGCTGATCCCGAAGTTGGCCAGAGTTGGCTAAAGAGTGTCGAGACTCAGTTAAGGCTTTTGGAAGTTCCCGAGGCACTCAAAGTAGATGTGATTGTGCCTTTCCTGGAAGATAGAGCAGCTAAATGGTGGGAATCAGTCTTGCCAGCCATGATCGCTGCTGGACCAATCACATGGCGAAACTTCCGAGAAACATTTCTGAAACAGTACTATCCGGCAGAGGTCAGATTGCATAAGTTAAGTGAGTTTGAAAATCTCACTCAAGCTCCAGACATGTCAGTGGTGGAATACACCTCCCAGTTTAATGCACTTGGGTCTTATGCTCCGGCCATCATGGCGGACGAAGTTTTGAAGCTGCACCGCTTCAAGAGAGGATTAAACAGTAGAATCCAGTCAGCCTTAGCAGTTTATCAGCCTGCCAATTTTGCAGATCTTATGGGCGCAGCTATCCGAGCTGAAACCGACATCCACCGCAGGGAGGGAGAGAATAAGAACAAGCGACCTCATGCCGATCAGTCTTCTCAGGGCGGTCAGAAGTTCAGAAAGCCAAACCAATCAGGCGGACCTTCCTCAGGGCAAACCTCAGCGGCCAACCATCAAGGACCCAAGCCATGCCCGAAGTGCGGTTTCAGACACCCCGGGGAATGTCGAAGACCCAGTAGTGCGTGCTTCGGATGTGGGAAAGCAGGGCACAGGATCGCAGATTGTCCTACGGCCGTCAACCAAGCAGCTGGGCCCAACAAGGGAACTGGGCCGAATGTGGAAGCTAACCCCAACAAACCAAAGGAGAATAAGCCTAATGTCAGGGTGTTCGCTATGAACCAAGAAGAGGCGGACGACGCCAATGAAGTCGTATCAGGTACCATCTTACTTCAAAAAGTACCTGTTTATGCATTGTTTGACTGTGGTGCTACACACACTTTTGTGTCTAAAAGGTTTGCTAAGAAATTAGGACTTAAGCCCGAATCTCTAACTGAACCTTTTCGGATAACCACACCTATGAGTAAGACCATAGAAACTCATGAAATTCACAAGGATTGTAAGATCGGTATCGCTAATCAGACTTTCAGTGCCGACTTGATACAATTGGTTATGGTCGATTTCggcatcattctagggatggaatGGTTAGACAAAAACCATGCAATAATGGACTGTAAGGGGAAAAGAGTTAAGCTCCGAACCCCAAATCAGAAAGAGATCGTGTATCATGGTAAATCCAAGAAACGGAAATCACTCCTTTCCGCTTCCCAGGCATGGAAGGCCATGAAATATGGAGAAGACATATATATACCTAGCAATGATCAACGAAGTGCAAGGAGAAGTCGAAATGAGGATAGAAGACATCCCAATAGTATGTGA